The Canis lupus familiaris isolate Mischka breed German Shepherd chromosome 27, alternate assembly UU_Cfam_GSD_1.0, whole genome shotgun sequence genome window below encodes:
- the FAM186A gene encoding protein FAM186A isoform X10, protein MQSQIDSESESEKEVADSTIMYRKAFYKSEVPELEIPFAVQDIISRIEQAQLHRAREDINIQLNDILLNVQRIINRYTLDENVHSGKKISLIEHKKRRIYFLEKIVTYAKNAEIREKILVYILAWLEEWNLILSEITAMDIEEHHHWIAQMEFLPETFKAIESNVKILSRISVSLFEERKRQKKRTTSRGTLWKSWKERVIKRPATAHALRPDQMISDEFATNTKVSEIQDMLQELINTTMFNKLENNAIKYISSTIVNLSKALSTLTDELKVFNLQSASMYINETNEKEKELSLKIMRELSENNEMLQQKLRDAEEKYEYLIRSKGVVQPRGGTALPTSPLNVLPELSSQSSIAISKADREDSTDDILVKEFENILDEAQTKGTKGLGIKWNSTISYTAPVEITPDLTEEQYPLPEKKQKEASEDKISLKKGDIHQKDGTDQHQSQKKKQTKGPYTHETSGSNLSDDKSKKKASETKFDHHLELQALEKKRKEIKSFSEAKSKPSTESKSQHVLADYPTDTKSQHGKGGTNSLWEQLRKVKPEYSQDRSQISSENKEEPTTESGDKEGMSEMSSQEEQFRLTQLGYSPQKVKTKGKKHQDPPATITSKQGKLEEDMLVFTKKVKSHRLVKSQSRVTEETSESTRVLGSADGKSEESNLEEFQDAIIAFLKEKIDNIGKPLDKKIVPKEELLLKGAEVEKLGIIKAKIEEYFQNVAETVTKTLRKYKDIKNVEQVGEKRMKQKKEVSFMPGLYFQKPISAKPEISTLFSSKSMDPLTDNLIQTILTEIEGERDAPVASTVGRDHREKEKQRQEEYMQEGQEKILGKRLKHQLKEEGSFWKKSYEVINKKPQEEESWLQMKVGKQGQQKHKQWQEEEIWKEQQKQRMQKRTEQEEEQMQRKEEEEYQQPKQQKLEAWNEKMEKPVVPLEKEKGQQKEVRYQELEINWKKEKQKPRRNAQDHEGQWQKKPKDQMKINEKNSEEREKMFSQTSMTLFPKWKSIPRVTSQSHQRKEFLGRFKTLHIPADGKHPIPTTPLSTQLPSPEAFPISGHSPTGFPTLTPQQAQAPGITVTSQKAEEALGITVAPEQAQAPGITLTPEQAQALGITLTPQQAQERGITLTPQQAQELGITLTRQQVQTLGITPTPQQAQERGITLTPEQAQALGITLTPQQAQEQGIILTPQQAQAPGITVTPQQAQAGGITPTPQQAQERGITLTPEQAQALGITLTPQQAQEQGIILTPQQAQAPGITVTPQQAQAGGITLTPEQIQARRITLTPQQAQTLGISLTPQQAQALGITLTPQQAQEQGIILTPQQAQAPGITLSPQQAQARGITLTPEQIQARRITLTPQQAQTLGITLTPQQAQAGGRTHTPQQAQTLGVTLTPEQAQAQGITLTPEQAQEWGITHTPEQAQAGRITFTPEEAQTLGVTLTPEQAQALGITLTPQQAQALGITLTPEQAQARGITLTPQQAQAGRITLTPEQAQTLGVTLTPEPAQALGITLTPQQAQEQGIILTPQQAQAPGITLSPQQAQAGGITLTPEQIQARRITLTPQQAQTLGITLTPQQAQAGGRTHTPQQAQTLGVTLTPEQAQAQGITLTPEQAQEWGITHTPEQAQAGRITFTPEQDQALGIILSPQQAQALGITLTPQQVQAQGITLTPEQFKALVVTLTPEKCHSLGIRVTPENVQTWGPPLTVAQGWNFRVPLSPENVLVSPVTFTPEQIQGLCAPLSLEQAEALGISVSPEYFWKFGVPLTSDKFHALESPLEQVQPLGAPFIPGQSHPMGITLMSEEVQQSSEQPSPLGAHPPLEHTLKVGIIPVTDKSIIPGASHISKQFPTLAPSSPRSSQRLKASVLPGKSIISSPRQSPASAPISEKSSVFEVFSTPLQISRSPLSQAPGKLLGMRIPPDPGKLLAPQTFPSSKQSLVSEGQSTSVQSVPPKVPLPPGKLPTGEDLPTSGQPLTLETLLSPRKFFTSWSPQLPMISESPFALREPLLSGTPLSSAQMPSLLAPLSPRKPFVPGPSSTLEEFLEPRPLTHFEEPQAFQPPATCEQSPYLRVPSTLEQHQASPLWIPPIPGHPPALWTSLNRGKPQKDMSSSVSKETFQSYLTNYRTAVSQIPYIGGRALPSLMKPLTTKLPKTSQISSKWDQKTQFPPIDKSWILTSDSVTKKHKMMVPPSSSQEFKEQRYFVDVEAQRKNLTLLNQATKSFGLPSQLHTTAANLIIETLHTDRVRLGYLFRKYIAYRLIQRAR, encoded by the exons catcTAGAGGTACTCTATGGAAATCTTGGAAAGAAAGAGTTATAAAGCGACCTGCAACAGCTCATGCTTTAAGACCAGATCAGATGATTAGTGATGAATTTGCAACAAACACAAAGGTTTCAGAAATCCAAGATATGCTACAGGAACTCATAAACACTACAATGTTCAATAAATTGGAAAACAATgctattaaatatatatcatcAACAATAGTAAACCTATCTAAAGCTTTGAGTACACTAACTGATGAACTAAAAGTTTTTAACCTCCAAAGTGCCAGTATGTACATAAAcgagacaaatgaaaaagaaaaggagctcTCCCTGAAGATAATGCGAGAGCTCAGTGAAAACAACGAGATGCTTCAGCAGAAACTGCGAGatgcagaagaaaaatatgaataccTTATTCGGTCCAAAGGTGTTGTACAACCCCGAGGAGGTACAGCATTGCCCACATCACCCTTGAATGTGTTACCTGAGCTTTCTTCACAATCATCCATTGCTATTAGCAAAGCTGACAGAGAAGACAGTACAGATGATATTTTggttaaagaatttgaaaatattctagaTGAGGCCCAAACAAAAGGGACCAAGGGCTTGGGAATCAAGTGGAACTCAACTATTTCATATACAGCCCCAGTTGAAATAACTCCAGATTTAACTGAAGAGCAATATCCtttacctgaaaaaaaacaaaaagaggctTCTGAAGATAAGATATCACTGAAGAAAGGTGATATCCATCAGAAAGATGGGACTGACCAGCATCAAtcacagaagaaaaagcaaactaaagGCCCATATACACATGAGACCTCTGGGTCAAATCTGAGTGatgataaaagtaaaaagaaagcctCAGAGACCAAATTTGATCATCATTTAGAACTACAGGcactggaaaagaagagaaaagaaataaaatccttttctgaAGCCAAATCAAAGCCATCCACTGAATCAAAAAGTCAACACGTCCTTGCTGATTATCCTACTGACACAAAAAGCCAACATGGCAAAGGGGGAACAAATAGTTTATGGGAACAACTCAGGAAGGTCAAACCTGAGTATTCACAGGACAGGAGCCAGATTTCTTCAGAGAATAAAGAGGAACCCACCACTGAGTCAGGGGACAAAGAAGGCATGAGTGAGATGAGCAGCCAAGAAGAGCAATTCAGGTTGACTCAACTTGGTTATTCCCCtcagaaagtgaaaacaaaaggaaagaagcacCAAGACCCTCCAGCAACCATCACAAGCAAACAGGGAAAACTTGAAGAGGACATGTTGGTATTCACGAAGAAAGTCAAGTCTCATAGACTTGTTAAGTCACAATCTAGGGTAACAGAGGAGACTTCAGAATCTACCAGAGTTCTTGGAAGTGCAGATGGCAAAAGTGAAGAGAGTAACTTGGAAGAATTTCAAGATGCCATAATAGCTTtcctaaaagagaaaattgataACATAGGAAAGCCTTTGGACAAAAAGATTGTGCCAAAAGAGGAGTTATTATTAAAAGGAGCAGAGGTTGAAAAATTAGGAATCATAAAGGCAAAAATAGAGGAATATTTCCAAAATGTGGCTGAAACTGTGACAAAAACCTTgagaaaatacaaagatataaaaaatgtagAACAAGTTGGAGAGAAACgtatgaaacaaaaaaaggaagtctcATTTATGCCAGGATTGTATTTTCAGAAGCCAATTAGTGCAAAGCCTGAAATTAGCACCTTATTCTCATCTAAGAGCATGGACCCACTAACTGACAATTTAATACAAACAATCTTGACTGAAATAGAAGGGGAAAGAGATGCTCCAGTAGCCTCAACAGTAGGGAGAGaccacagagaaaaggaaaaacaaaggcaGGAGGAATATATGCAAGAAGGTCAAGAAAAAATACTTGGTAAACGTCTCAAACACCAGTTGAAAGAAGAAGGGAGTTTCTGGAAGAAGAGCTATGaggtaataaataaaaaaccccaGGAGGAAGAGTCATGGCTCCAGATGAAGGTAGGAAAGCAAGGACAACAAAAGCACAAACAGTGGCAGGAAGAGGAAATATGGAAGGAGCAGCAGAAACAGAGGATGCAAAAGCGGACTGAGCAAGAAGAGgagcaaatgcaaagaaaagaggaagaagagtatCAGCAGCCAAAACAGCAGAAGCTGGAAGCATggaatgaaaaaatggaaaaaccagtGGTGCccttggagaaggagaaaggacagCAGAAGGAAGTGAGATATCAAGAGCTGGAAATtaattggaagaaagagaagcagaagccaaGGAGAAATGCACAGGACCATGAAGGGCAGTGGCAGAAAAAACCAAAGGATCAGATGAAGATTAATGAGAAAAACTCTGAAGAACGAGAAAAGATGTTCAGCCAAACTTCAATGACATTGTTTCCCAAGTGGAAGAGCATACCGAGAGTAACATCCCAGTCACACCAAAGAAAAGAGTTCCTTGGGCGTTTTAAGACATTACACATTCCTGCTGATGGAAAGCATCCCATCCCAACCACTCCTCTCTCTACACAATTACCTTCACCAGAGGCCTTTCCCATTTCTGGACACTCTCCCACAGGGTTCCCCACTCTAACTCCTCAACAGGCCCAGGCACCGGGCATCACTGTTACCTCTCAAAAGGCAGAGGAGGCACTTGGAATCACTGTCGCCCCAGAACAGGCCCAGGCACCAGGGATCACTCTCACCCCCGAGCAGGCCCAGGCACTGGGGATCACTCTCACCCCTCAGCAGGCACAGGAACGGGGGATCACTCTCACCCCTCAGCAGGCCCAAGAACTGGGGATCACTCTCACCCGTCAGCAGGTCCAAACACTGGGGATCACTCCCACCCCTCAGCAGGCACAGGAACGGGGAATCACTCTCACCCCTGAGCAGGCCCAAGCACTGGGGATCACTCTCACCCCTCAGCAGGCACAGGAACAGGGCATCATTCTCACCCCTCAGCAGGCCCAGGCACCGGGGATCACTGTCACTCCTCAACAGGCCCAGGCAGGGGGGATCACTCCCACCCCTCAGCAGGCACAGGAACGGGGAATCACTCTCACCCCTGAGCAGGCCCAAGCACTGGGGATCACTCTCACCCCTCAGCAGGCACAGGAACAGGGCATCATTCTCACCCCTCAGCAGGCCCAGGCACCGGGGATCACTGTCACTCCTCAACAGGCCCAGGCAGGGGGGATCACTCTCACCCCTGAGCAGATCCAGGCAAGGAGGATCACTCTCACCCCTCAGCAGGCCCAAACACTGGGGATCAGTCTCACTCCTCAGCAGGCCCAAGCACTGGGGATCACTCTCACCCCTCAGCAGGCACAGGAACAGGGCATCATTCTCACCCCTCAGCAGGCCCAGGCACCGGGGATCACTCTCTCTCCTCAACAGGCCCAGGCAAGGGGGATCACTCTCACCCCTGAGCAGATCCAGGCAAGGAGGATCACTCTCACCCCTCAGCAGGCCCAAACACTGGGGATCACTCTCACTCCTCAGCAGGCCCAGGCAGGGGGGAGAACTCACACCCCTCAGCAGGCCCAAACACTGGGGGTCACTCTCACGCCTGAGCAGGCCCAGGCACAGGGGATCACTCTCACCCCTGAGCAGGCACAGGAATGGGGGATCACTCACACCCCTGAGCAGGCCCAGGCAGGGAGGATCACTTTCACCCCTGAGGAGGCCCAAACACTGGGGGTCACTCTCACTCCTGAGCAGGCCCAGGCACTGGGCATCACTCTCACCCCTCAGCAGGCCCAAGCACTGGGGATCACTCTCACCCCTGAGCAGGCACAGGCACGGGGGATCACTCTCACCCCTCAGCAGGCCCAGGCAGGGAGGATCACTCTCACCCCTGAGCAGGCCCAAACACTGGGGGTCACTCTCACTCCTGAGCCGGCCCAGGCACTGGGGATCACTCTCACCCCTCAGCAGGCACAGGAACAGGGCATCATTCTCACCCCTCAGCAGGCCCAGGCACCGGGGATCACTCTCTCTCCTCAACAGGCCCAGGCAGGGGGGATCACTCTCACCCCTGAGCAGATCCAGGCAAGGAGGATCACTCTCACCCCTCAGCAGGCCCAAACACTGGGGATCACTCTCACTCCTCAGCAGGCCCAGGCAGGGGGGAGAACTCACACCCCTCAGCAGGCCCAAACACTGGGGGTCACTCTCACGCCTGAGCAGGCCCAGGCACAGGGGATCACTCTCACCCCTGAGCAGGCACAGGAATGGGGGATCACTCACACCCCTGAGCAGGCCCAGGCAGGGAGGATCACTTTCACCCCTGaacaggatcaggcactgggcaTCATTCTCAGCCCTCAGCAGGCTCAGGCACTGGGCATCACTCTTACCCCTCAGCAGGTCCAGGCACAGGGCATTACTCTTACCCCTGAGCAGTTCAAAGCATTGGTGGTCACTCTCACCCCTGAGAAATGCCACAGCTTAGGTATCAGAGTCACCCCTGAGAACGTTCAGACATGGGGGCCACCTCTCACTGTAGCACAGGGTTGGAATTTTAGAGTCCCTCTTAGTCCTGAAAATGTCTTGGTGTCACCTGTCACTTTTACACCTGAACAGATCCAGGGTTTatgtgcccctctctctttggAACAGGCTGAAGCATTAGGGATTTCCGTCTCTCCAGAATACTTCTGGAAATTTGGGGTCCCTCTCACCTCAGATAAATTCCATGCCTTAGAATCTCCCCTTGAACAAGTCCAACCTTTGGGAGCCCCCTTCATCCCAGGACAATCCCATCCCATGGGTATTACTCTCATGTCTGAGGAAGTCCAACAATCAAGTGAACAGCCCTCACCACTTGGGGCCCATCCTCCTTTAGAACATACCTTGAAAGTTGGGATCATTCCTGTTACTGATAAATCCATTATACCAGGTGCTTCTCACATTTCCAAGCAGTTCCCCACATTGGCTCCTTCCAGTCCTAGATCATCTCAGAGATTAAAGGCTTCTGTCCTCCCTGGGAAATCCATTATATCAAGCCCCAGGCAATCCCCAGCATCTGCTCCTATTTCTGAGAAGTCCTCTGTATTTGAAGTCTTTTCTACTCCTTTGCAGATATCAAGGTCTCCTCTTTCCCAAGCCCCTGGGAAATTGCTAGGAATGAGAATTCCTCCTGACCCTGGGAAGCTTCTGGCACCACAGACTTTTCCTTCCTCTAAACAGTCCCTGGTTTCTGAAGGTCAATCCACCTCTGTTCAATCTGTACCACCAAAagtccctctgcctcctgggaaGCTTCCCACAGGTGAGGACCTTCCGACTTCAGGGCAGCCCCTTACACTAGAGACCCTTCTTAGTCCTAGGAAGTTCTTTACCTCTTGGAGTCCTCAGCTACCTATGATATCAGAGTCCCCTtttgccctcagggagccccttCTATCTGGAACCCCACTCTCCTCTGCACAGATGCCCAGTCTCTTGGCTCCTCTTTCTCCTAGGAAGCCCTTTGTTCCTGGGCCCTCTTCCACCCTTGAGGAGTTTCTGGAACCTAGACCCTTAACACACTTTGAGGAGCCCCAGGCATTCCAGCCCCCTGCCACCTGTGAACAATCTCCCTATCTACGAGTCCCTTCCACCCTTGAGCAGCATCAAGCTTCCCCACTGTGGATCCCTCCCATCCCTGGGCATCCTCCAGCACTATGGACCTCCCTAAATCGTGGAAAGCCCCAGAAAGATATGTCCTCTTCTGTCTCTAAGGAAACGTTTCAGTCCTATCTTACCAATTACAGGACAGCAGTATCACAAATCCCCTACATTGGTGGGAGAGCCCTTCCCAGTCTCATGAAGCCTCTTACAACTAAACTACCTAAAACATCACAGATATCTTCTAAATGGGACCAGAAAACCCAGTTCCCCCCTATAGATAAGTCCTGGATATTGACTTCAGATTCAGTTACCAAGAAACACAAGATGATGGTGCCCCCTTCCTCTTCCCAAGAGTTCAAAGAGCAGAGATATTTTGTTGAtgtggaggctcagagaaagaaCCTGACACTCTTAAATCAGGCCACAAAATCTTTTGGACTCCCTTCACAGCTACACACAACAGCTGCGAATCTCATAATTGAGACATTGCATACGGACAGAGTTCGGCTGGGATACCTATTCCGCAAGTACATTGCTTACAGGCTGATCCAGCGTGCAAGGTA a